A part of Aspergillus flavus chromosome 5, complete sequence genomic DNA contains:
- a CDS encoding alpha-1,2-mannosidase, putative subfamily has protein sequence MESHFLSRRLLKVSTLLCLSPVLAYGKGENGNSNFDVFDYIDPFIGTSDGGHSFPGATLPFGMVKAVADTDGANQGGFASDASFVTGFSHTHDSGTGGPGSMGNFPIFIHPACPDDNLTKCSWQESDRSVRWDRESTKAQPGFFSISLNNGVHAEMTVTNHSALYRFSFPEAAPDSLNPVVLVDMADLHHSRHNGTTSVDPHTGRFTGSATFEPSYGVGTYRVHFCADFHGPSIRDTGIWLDDEVRPGKNTVSLNASGSGGAFARFTPPQANGTIDVRVGISFISATQACSNAEKEQPNFDFEDTVARAKAAWKEKMDVVRLDNSGVSMELQTVFWSGIYRTMISPQDYTGENPLWKSDEPYYDSFYCIWDSFRGIHQLITLVDPLSQSRMVRSLVDIYRHEGYLPDCRMSFCKGLTQGGSNADVLIAEAYLKGIPDVDWDTAYRAVVKDAEVEPENFNVEGRGSLQSWKSLGYIPIHDSSTTAKGLRTRSISRTVEYAYNDFCIAQMAKSMGHDGDYKKYMKRATNWENVFKPNQTSSWRGSNFTGFLQPRNADGTWAYQDPMFCGPYLQPDACLMDENAKETYEGSSWLYTFYVPQDMAKLIRALGGRSKFIDRLSFFHDSGLLNMGNEQAFLPVFQFHYAGRPALSTERAHSYIPRLFNTSVGGLPGNDDSGAMGAFAVFSMLGLYPVHGQDVYLISAPFFKEASIRNRITGNVATIRNINFDPLYKSIYIQNVTRDGKPWTRNWIGHDFFTEGGTLEITLGDKESNWGTRIEDLPPSMSEYRW, from the exons ATGGAATCTCACTTCCTATCCAGGCGGCTCTTGAAAGTCTCCACACTTCTGTGTCTCAGCCCTGTTCTTGCCTACGGAAAAGGGGAAAATGGAAACTCGAACTTTGATGTTTTCGATTACATCGACCCGTTTATTGGCACATCCGACGGAG GGCATTCATTCCCTGGTGCAACATTGCCATTTG GCATGGTCAAAGCCGTAGCAGACACAGACGGAGCGAACCAAGGAGGCTTCGCGTCCGACGCATCGTTCGTCACTGGCTTTTCACATACACATGATTCCGGAACAGGTGGT CCCGGATCGATGGGAAACTTCCCTATATTCATCCACCCCGCCTGTCCGGATGATAATCTCACGAAATGCAGTTGGCAAGAATCAGATAGATCCGTTAGATGGGACCGCGAATCGACCAAAGCCCAGCCAGGGTTCTTTAGCATCTCGTTGAACAACGGTGTCCATGCGGAAATGACCGTGACGAACCATTCTGCTCTATATAGATTCAGCTTTCCAGAGGCTGCTCCTGACTCCCTCAATCCGGTTGTCCTAGTGGATATGGCTGACCTTCATCATTCACGACATAACGGCACGACATCGGTAGACCCACACACTGGTCGATTTACTGGGAGTGCGACCTTCGAACCTAGCTACGGGGTTGGAACATACAGAGTTCATTTTTGTGCTGATTTTCATGGTCCTAGTATTCGCGATACTGGCATTTGGCTGGATGATGAGGTCAGGCCGGGTAAAAACACAGTGTCACTCAACGCTAGTGGTTCAGGAGGAGCGTTTGCTCGATTCACTCCACCTCAGGCGAATGGCACGATTGATGTACGAGTTGGAATCAGTTTTATCAGTGCTACACAAGCCTGTTCCAATGCGGAAAAGGAGCAGCCTAACTTTGACTTTGAAGATACCGTGGCGAGAGCTAAAGCCGcgtggaaggagaagatggatgtCGTCAGACTTGACAATTCTGGTGTTTCCATGGAGCTTCAAACTGTCTTTTGGAGTGGTATATATCGTACCATGATCAGTCCACAGGACTATACCGGCGAAAACCCATTATGGAAAAGTGACGAGCCTTATTATGATAGTTTTTACTG TATCTGGGATTCATTCCGTGGTATCCATCAATTGATCACACTGGTGGATCCCCTTTCCCAGTCTCGAATGGTTCGAAGTCTTGTAGACATCTATCGTCACGAAGGTTATCTCCCTGACTGTCGGATGTCTTTTTGTAAAGGTTTGACGCAGGGAGGATCTAATGCCGATGTTCTCATTGCCGAGGCCTATCTCAAGGGCATTCCCGACGTGGATTGGGACACTGCCTACAGGGCTGTGGTGAAGGATGCTGAAGTCGAGCCTGAGAACTTTAATGTGGAAGGTCGTGGCAGCCTTCAGAGCTGGAAGTCACTTGGATATATCCCTATCCATGATTCCAGCACCACTGCCAAGGGACTTCGCACTCGCAGTATATCAAGAACCGTTGAATATGCATATAATGACTTCTGTATTGCACAGATGGCAAAGTCCATGGGCCATGATGGCGactataaaaagtatatgaAGCGTGCCACCAACTGGGAAAATGTTTTCAAGCCTAACCAGACATCTTCTTGGCGTGGTTCTAATTTCACTGGATTTCTTCAGCCCCGAAATGCGGATGGTACTTGGGCATATCAGGATCCGATGTTCTGCGGCCCATACCTGCAACCCGATGCGTGCCTTATGGATGAGAATGCGAAGGAGACTTATGAGGGCAGCTCTTGGCTTTATACATT CTACGTCCCTCAGGATATGGCCAAGTTGATTAGGGCTCTCGGTGGGAGGTCCAAGTTCATTGATCGTCTATCATTCTTCCACGATTCGGGTCTCCTTAATATGGGAAATGAGCAAGCTTTCTTACCAGTTTTCCAATTCCACTACGCTGGACGACCCGCCCTGTCCACGGAACGCGCACACTCATATATCCCACGTCTATTTAATACAAGTGTTGGAGGCCTACCAGGAAATGATGACAGCGGAGCAATGGGCGCCTTTGCCGTGTTCAGTATGCTAGGTCTATATCCTGTGCACGGCCAGGACGTATATCTTATCTCTGCGCCATTTTTCAAGGAAGCAAGTATCCGAAATAGGATCACAGGTAACGTTGCAACGATTCGAAACATCAATTTTGATCCGCTGTATAagtctatctatatacaaaaTGTGACCCGGGACGGCAAACCGTGGACAAGGAATTGGATTGGCCATGACTTTTTCACCGAGGGCGGAACCCTTGAAATTACATTGGGCGATAAGGAGAGCAACTGGGGCACAAGGATCGAGGACCTACCCCCTAGTATGAGCGAATATAGATGGTGA
- a CDS encoding putative cytochrome P450 yields the protein MFAGSDTTALSLTITLVYLCKYPEKMVKLRREVQCLRDFKVQDIQLATISQMPYLDAVIREANRLSSPLSTVLPREVPSTGCVISGHFLPKGTVVGFHLDDINRNPKFFPEPNDFIPERWSGEEGKKLQRWFVPFSKGSRRCIGMDFAFVEMKLAVAAIISRFEIWLDNPNVTLNSREMFVKIPEDDLRIRLRAITV from the exons ATGTTCGCGGGCTCAGACACAACAGCTCTCTCACTGACCATAACGCTCGTGTATCTTTGCAAGTATCCGGAGAAAATGGTCAAATTACGTCGGGAAGTGCAATGCCTCAGGGACTTTAAAGTGCAGGACATACAGCTGGCAACAATCTCGCAGATGCCGTATCTT GACGCTGTGATCCGTGAAGCAAATAGACTCAGCTCGCCACTTTCTACGGTTTTGCCTCGCGAGGTTCCCAGTACGGGGTGTGTTATAAGCGGACATTTCCTCCCGAAAGGT ACTGTAGTTGGTTTTCACCTGGATGACATCAACAGAAACCCGAAATTCTTCCCCGAACCAAATGACTTTATCCCGGAGCGATGGTctggagaggaaggaaagaagctGCAGAGATGGTTCGTGCCTTTCTCTAAAGGTTCTAGGAGATGCATTGGAATGGACTTCGCTTTTGTCGAAATGAAGCTGGCTGTCGCTGCGATCATCTCCAGATTCGAAATCTGGCTAGACAATCCGAACGTCACGTTGAACAGCCGGGAGATGTTTGTTAAGATCCCTGAGGATGACCTGAGGATCAGGCTCCGAGCGATTACCGTTTGA